A single region of the Chryseobacterium culicis genome encodes:
- a CDS encoding BamA/TamA family outer membrane protein, with protein sequence MSNKFHIYCKYLLVSGMASTVISCSNTRFLKEGQMLYTGAKVKIENDTISKKEKKDLQAALEANLTPKPNSTFLGLRPKLYFYNIAKEPKKDKGFNYWLKYKVGEKPVLLGDVDREFNKDIIENYSENKGYFNAKASYDTVSKNKKAQVIYTLRPGSRYLIDGVKFQKDSTLVNQEIQSLTDKTLLKNGRPFDLDVIKAERDRIDNRLKERGFYYFHPDNIIVQADSTVSKNHKVELNVKLKDNTPDLATQQFSIDNVIVFPNYNIQDVKDGKYSIPMDKDSLSKYRFDDIYVIDPQHKFKPKIFDRALYFKKGDLYNRSNHNLTLNRLISLGVFKFVKNEFIVSDSLSHKFDAYYLLTPRQVQSLRLEALGRTNSANYAGSELNLNWTHRNFFRGAEQFKAAIYGAFDFQMGGAQNANNIFRAGTNVQLSIPRIVAPFRFHSSSEFVPRTNITLGYEFQNRTQYYTLNNFTGSFGYVWKENARKEHDLKVIDITLVSPANVTEEYQIKADANPAMARVVAKQLIFGPTYSYTYTNTMLPKTNTVYYKGTLDLAGNITGLATGADVKKDKEKKIFGIPFSQYVKIENDFRFYHKFTEKSSLATRFIGGIAYPYGNSEFVPFSKQFFSGGSNSIRAFRARTLGPGSFDPRTIDPGTYFDQSGDIKLELNAEYRANLYKFLNAAVFVDAGNIWLLHDDDKRPGAKFSKDFLNEIAVGAGVGLRLDFSILILRLDLAMPLRVPYYQKGDRWAFDKINFGDPSWRKDNLVFNIAIGYPF encoded by the coding sequence ATGAGTAATAAGTTCCATATATATTGTAAGTATCTGTTGGTTTCCGGAATGGCATCCACGGTAATTTCGTGCAGCAATACCAGGTTTTTGAAAGAAGGCCAGATGCTGTATACAGGAGCCAAAGTGAAGATTGAGAATGATACAATTTCCAAAAAAGAAAAAAAAGATCTTCAGGCTGCTTTGGAAGCCAATCTTACTCCAAAACCCAATTCTACGTTTTTAGGACTGCGCCCAAAGCTTTATTTCTATAATATAGCCAAGGAACCTAAAAAGGATAAGGGTTTTAATTACTGGCTAAAATATAAAGTGGGTGAAAAGCCTGTATTATTGGGTGATGTAGACCGTGAGTTCAATAAAGATATCATTGAAAATTATTCTGAAAACAAAGGATATTTCAATGCTAAAGCTTCTTATGATACGGTTTCAAAGAATAAAAAAGCTCAGGTTATTTACACCTTAAGACCAGGTTCGAGATATCTGATTGACGGCGTAAAATTCCAGAAAGATTCTACACTGGTTAATCAGGAAATTCAAAGCCTTACGGATAAAACGCTTCTTAAAAATGGAAGACCATTTGATCTTGATGTTATCAAAGCTGAAAGAGACAGAATTGACAATAGGTTAAAAGAAAGAGGTTTTTATTATTTCCATCCCGATAATATTATTGTACAGGCTGACAGTACAGTGAGCAAAAATCATAAGGTGGAACTTAATGTAAAGCTAAAAGACAATACCCCTGACTTAGCAACGCAACAGTTTAGCATTGATAATGTTATTGTATTTCCCAATTACAACATTCAGGACGTAAAAGATGGTAAATACAGTATACCGATGGACAAAGATTCTCTTTCCAAATATCGTTTCGACGACATTTACGTTATTGATCCTCAGCATAAATTCAAACCGAAAATTTTTGACAGAGCTTTATATTTCAAAAAAGGAGATCTTTATAACCGCTCTAATCATAATCTTACCCTGAACCGATTAATCAGTCTGGGTGTCTTCAAATTTGTAAAGAATGAGTTCATTGTATCTGACTCTTTAAGCCATAAATTTGATGCGTATTATCTATTGACCCCAAGACAAGTTCAGTCGCTGCGCCTGGAAGCATTGGGAAGAACTAACTCTGCCAATTATGCAGGTAGTGAACTAAACCTTAACTGGACACACAGAAACTTTTTCCGTGGTGCAGAGCAATTCAAAGCCGCTATCTACGGAGCATTTGATTTCCAGATGGGAGGTGCCCAAAACGCCAATAATATTTTCCGAGCCGGAACAAACGTACAACTTTCTATTCCGAGAATTGTAGCACCATTCCGTTTTCACTCGTCCAGTGAATTTGTTCCAAGAACAAATATTACATTGGGATATGAATTCCAAAACAGAACACAATATTACACCCTTAATAATTTCACCGGATCATTCGGATATGTTTGGAAAGAAAATGCAAGAAAGGAACATGATCTGAAAGTGATTGATATTACATTGGTATCCCCGGCAAATGTTACGGAAGAATACCAAATTAAAGCTGATGCAAATCCAGCGATGGCAAGAGTTGTAGCCAAACAGCTTATTTTCGGTCCGACCTATTCTTATACCTATACCAATACCATGCTTCCAAAGACCAATACCGTTTATTATAAAGGTACGCTTGATCTTGCAGGAAATATCACAGGTCTGGCTACCGGAGCTGATGTAAAAAAAGATAAGGAAAAGAAAATATTTGGGATTCCTTTCAGCCAGTATGTAAAGATTGAAAATGATTTCAGATTCTATCATAAGTTTACTGAAAAATCTTCACTGGCAACGAGATTTATCGGAGGAATTGCCTATCCATACGGAAACTCAGAATTTGTTCCTTTCTCCAAGCAGTTTTTCTCAGGAGGTAGTAACAGTATCAGAGCATTCCGTGCAAGAACATTAGGGCCGGGAAGTTTTGACCCGAGAACAATAGATCCGGGAACTTATTTTGACCAGTCCGGAGATATCAAACTGGAATTAAATGCTGAGTACAGAGCCAATCTTTATAAATTTTTAAATGCTGCCGTTTTTGTAGATGCCGGAAATATTTGGCTGCTTCATGATGATGATAAGAGACCGGGAGCAAAGTTTTCCAAAGATTTTTTAAATGAAATTGCGGTGGGAGCCGGAGTAGGTCTGAGACTGGATTTTTCTATCCTGATTTTAAGACTGGATCTTGCCATGCCACTGAGAGTTCCTTACTATCAGAAAGGGGACAGATGGGCCTTCGATAAAATTAATTTCGGAGATCCAAGCTGGAGAAAAGATAACCTTGTTTTTAATATTGCCATCGGATATCCTTTTTAA
- a CDS encoding SusC/RagA family TonB-linked outer membrane protein, with amino-acid sequence MKKLTASLLVLVVSSSIAVANAQQKNDTVKTKEIEGVVVTALGIKREKKSLGYASEEVKAAELTGGTTNTGNVASLLSGKVAGLQVNTNNNFGGSANLLIRGYKSLSGGSPLIVIDGSPVNNNTVTGSTFDYGNFLSDINQEDIESVNVLKGAAASALYGERGSDGVILIVTKSGRGNNDGSWGVTLNSGITAGFIDKSTFPTYQKKYGAGYGGQAWNEAAGPGGYNYANFVDDASYGPAFNPNQLVYQWDSFDPSSPNYGKATPWVAAKNGPIKFFETPVTYINTITIEKGNKTSNLSLSYSNMLSNGLMPNSELRKNTISAKFNHDFTDKLHASVFTTLTLQDTKGRNETGYSDNVVTGFRQWWQTNVDVLALRDAYANNGNSNFSWNRSTAADGTPQYWNNPYFQRYQNYQSDDRTRIFSYAQLKYDVSKNFGITGKLSYDDLQMVVEERLMNGSLPQAFGASQLNVSSGYARTNVKNTEINFDLFANYKFDITSDLSVSGIAGGNVRRNLIDNIYMSTEGGLSKPGLFAISNSIRTILPPDENYSKWVTSSLYATASFGYKNFLFVDGTYRVDQSSNLPKGNNSYGYPSVTGAVILSEFVKQPWLSFWKLRANYAEVGSSTNNYRLVNTFKARGEGLFDQPYFLANPNLKPQRSKETEFGMEAQFFKNRLGFDIAIYKTRTFDQIINLPVSSATGYRTFLVNAGQIDNKGVEVQLNGTPFKTENFTWDVNVNWSKNENKVIALNGDSQNYLMASYQGGVSLNARVGESFGALVGSDYVYNANGDKVIDPATGRYLRNNNQVIGNITPDWVGGIRNSFRYKDFTVSFLIDVKKGGDVFSTDMYYGLATGLYAETADYREGGFVHPGVNPNGNVNTTPTINPGSFGNVDGYRRMPNKRFVYDASYVKLREASIGYSLPKSILANTSIRDAKISIVGRNLWIIHKNLPYADPEAGTGNGLGAKGNSIGVLPTTRDIGIDLTLKF; translated from the coding sequence ATGAAGAAACTAACAGCAAGTCTTCTTGTTTTAGTAGTATCTTCTTCTATAGCTGTTGCCAATGCCCAGCAAAAGAATGATACTGTTAAAACAAAAGAAATTGAGGGTGTGGTTGTAACTGCACTCGGGATTAAAAGAGAGAAAAAATCTCTTGGTTATGCTTCTGAAGAAGTTAAAGCTGCAGAATTAACCGGTGGAACTACCAATACCGGTAACGTAGCATCTCTTCTTTCAGGTAAGGTAGCCGGACTACAGGTAAATACAAACAACAACTTTGGCGGATCTGCAAACCTTTTGATCAGAGGATATAAATCTTTGTCAGGAGGTTCTCCACTTATTGTAATTGATGGTTCTCCAGTTAATAATAATACTGTAACCGGATCTACATTCGATTATGGTAACTTTCTTTCAGACATCAACCAGGAGGATATAGAATCTGTAAACGTGTTGAAAGGTGCTGCTGCATCTGCTTTGTATGGTGAAAGAGGAAGTGATGGGGTAATCCTGATTGTAACTAAAAGCGGAAGAGGAAATAACGACGGAAGCTGGGGAGTTACTTTAAATTCAGGAATTACAGCGGGATTTATTGATAAATCTACATTCCCTACTTATCAGAAAAAATACGGAGCAGGATATGGTGGCCAGGCATGGAATGAAGCCGCAGGTCCTGGAGGCTATAATTATGCTAACTTTGTAGATGATGCATCTTACGGACCGGCATTTAATCCTAATCAATTGGTTTACCAATGGGATTCATTTGATCCTTCTTCTCCAAACTATGGAAAAGCCACACCTTGGGTTGCCGCGAAAAACGGACCTATTAAATTCTTTGAAACACCAGTCACATACATTAATACGATCACCATTGAAAAAGGAAATAAAACTTCAAACCTTTCCTTATCATATTCCAATATGCTTTCTAATGGTCTGATGCCTAATTCAGAGCTGAGAAAAAATACAATTTCAGCGAAATTTAATCACGATTTCACAGATAAGCTACATGCCTCTGTTTTCACAACTTTAACTTTACAGGACACAAAAGGTCGTAACGAAACAGGATATTCTGACAACGTTGTTACCGGTTTCAGACAGTGGTGGCAGACAAACGTAGATGTGCTAGCATTAAGAGATGCTTATGCTAATAATGGAAACAGTAATTTTTCCTGGAATAGATCTACAGCCGCAGATGGAACTCCTCAGTATTGGAATAACCCATATTTCCAGAGATATCAGAATTATCAGTCTGATGACAGAACCAGAATATTCAGCTATGCTCAGTTGAAATATGATGTTTCTAAGAATTTTGGAATTACAGGGAAATTATCTTACGATGATTTACAGATGGTTGTAGAAGAGAGATTAATGAATGGTTCTCTTCCTCAGGCATTCGGGGCTTCACAGCTTAATGTGAGCTCAGGATATGCAAGAACCAATGTGAAAAATACTGAGATCAACTTTGATTTATTTGCTAATTATAAGTTCGATATTACTTCAGACTTAAGTGTTAGCGGTATCGCAGGGGGGAACGTAAGAAGAAATCTTATTGACAATATTTATATGAGCACAGAAGGAGGTTTATCTAAGCCTGGGCTGTTTGCAATATCCAACTCAATAAGAACAATCCTTCCGCCTGATGAAAATTATTCAAAATGGGTTACTTCGAGTTTATATGCTACGGCATCTTTCGGATATAAAAACTTTTTATTTGTAGATGGTACTTATCGTGTAGACCAATCTTCCAACCTTCCGAAAGGAAATAACAGCTATGGATATCCTTCTGTAACCGGTGCTGTTATTCTATCAGAGTTTGTAAAACAACCTTGGCTAAGCTTCTGGAAATTGAGAGCAAACTATGCTGAAGTAGGTTCTTCTACGAATAATTACAGATTGGTTAATACTTTCAAAGCAAGAGGTGAAGGTCTATTTGATCAGCCTTACTTCCTTGCAAATCCAAACCTAAAACCTCAAAGATCTAAGGAAACTGAATTCGGTATGGAAGCACAGTTTTTCAAAAACAGGTTAGGTTTTGATATCGCAATCTATAAAACAAGAACATTTGACCAGATTATCAACTTGCCGGTTTCTTCTGCAACAGGATATAGAACGTTCCTTGTAAATGCAGGGCAGATTGACAATAAAGGGGTTGAAGTACAGTTAAACGGTACGCCATTTAAGACAGAAAATTTTACATGGGATGTTAACGTGAACTGGTCTAAAAATGAAAATAAAGTTATTGCATTAAATGGTGATTCTCAGAATTACTTGATGGCAAGTTACCAAGGAGGAGTTTCCCTTAATGCACGTGTTGGAGAATCTTTTGGTGCTTTAGTAGGATCAGATTATGTGTACAATGCTAATGGAGATAAAGTAATAGATCCTGCTACAGGTCGTTATTTAAGAAATAATAATCAGGTTATTGGAAATATCACCCCAGATTGGGTAGGTGGTATTAGAAACAGTTTCCGTTATAAAGATTTCACAGTAAGTTTCCTTATTGATGTGAAAAAAGGAGGAGATGTATTCTCTACTGATATGTATTACGGATTGGCAACTGGTCTTTATGCCGAAACTGCTGATTACAGAGAAGGTGGATTTGTACATCCTGGGGTTAATCCAAATGGGAATGTGAATACAACACCTACAATCAATCCTGGATCTTTTGGTAACGTTGACGGATATAGAAGAATGCCTAATAAAAGATTTGTTTATGATGCATCTTACGTAAAATTGAGAGAAGCAAGTATAGGATATAGCCTTCCTAAATCAATTCTTGCCAATACTTCTATTCGTGATGCAAAAATTTCAATTGTAGGAAGAAACCTTTGGATTATTCACAAAAACTTACCTTATGCAGATCCGGAAGCGGGTACGGGGAATGGTTTAGGGGCTAAAGGTAATTCTATTGGAGTGTTACCTACTACTCGTGATATTGGAATAGATTTAACTTTAAAATTCTAG
- the argS gene encoding arginine--tRNA ligase yields MNIKYIIEEKLSEVILNVYQLKDIKLEVQENKTEFEGDFTIVTFPLVKQLKKNPESIGVELGEALTEQTEIFESFNVVKGFLNVKVKNQLFVDNFRSVTKNFSTIEKKNATVMVEYSSPNTNKPLHLGHIRNNLLGFSVAQILKEAGYDVIKTQIINDRGIHICKSMLAWEKFGNGATPETTNTKGDKFVGNYYVEFDKNYKKEIADLVNQGVGEEQAKKDAPVMKEAQKMLLDWESGEETVRALWAEMNSWVYKGFNETYKRLGVDFDQVQYESNTYILGKDLIQAGLDKGVLYQKEDGSVWCDLTDEGLDQKLLLRSDGTSVYMTQDLGTAVERFKQNNIQKLIYTVGNEQDYHFQVLFKILKKLGYEWADQLFHLSYGMVELPEGKMKSREGTVVDADDLMQEMYETAKSKAQELGKLETLSEEDKEASYETVGLGALKYFMLKVDPKKKMLFNPAESIDFNGNTGPFIQYTYARIQSLLSKAGALQTETADIELNQSEKELIMQLTNFKTVVAKSAETLSPALVANYVYDLVKAYNSFYQNNPILNQEDENVKQFRLNVSDITAKTIKKSLELLGIGTVNRM; encoded by the coding sequence ATGAATATTAAATATATTATAGAAGAAAAACTTTCGGAGGTCATTTTAAACGTATATCAGTTAAAAGACATCAAGCTGGAAGTTCAGGAAAATAAAACGGAATTTGAGGGCGATTTTACCATTGTCACTTTTCCGTTGGTAAAACAATTGAAAAAAAATCCTGAAAGCATCGGGGTTGAATTAGGTGAAGCTTTGACAGAGCAGACGGAAATTTTTGAAAGCTTTAATGTGGTAAAAGGTTTCCTGAATGTTAAAGTTAAAAACCAATTGTTTGTAGACAACTTCAGATCAGTAACTAAGAACTTCTCTACAATAGAAAAGAAAAATGCTACAGTGATGGTAGAATATTCTTCACCGAATACTAATAAACCACTTCACTTGGGGCATATCAGAAATAATTTATTAGGATTTTCAGTAGCTCAGATTTTAAAAGAAGCCGGATATGATGTGATTAAAACTCAGATCATCAACGACAGAGGAATTCATATCTGTAAATCTATGTTGGCTTGGGAAAAATTCGGAAACGGAGCAACTCCTGAAACAACCAATACCAAAGGAGACAAATTTGTAGGAAACTACTATGTAGAATTTGATAAAAACTACAAAAAAGAAATTGCAGATCTTGTAAACCAAGGTGTAGGAGAGGAGCAGGCGAAAAAAGATGCTCCGGTGATGAAAGAAGCTCAGAAAATGCTTTTGGATTGGGAAAGTGGTGAAGAAACTGTAAGAGCACTTTGGGCGGAAATGAATTCATGGGTTTACAAAGGATTCAATGAAACCTATAAAAGATTAGGCGTTGATTTTGATCAGGTTCAATATGAAAGCAATACTTACATTTTAGGAAAAGATCTTATCCAGGCGGGATTAGATAAAGGAGTTTTGTATCAGAAAGAAGATGGTTCTGTTTGGTGTGACCTTACCGATGAGGGACTTGATCAAAAGCTATTGCTTCGTTCAGACGGTACATCAGTTTATATGACACAGGATCTTGGTACTGCAGTAGAGCGTTTCAAGCAAAATAATATCCAAAAGCTGATCTATACCGTAGGAAATGAACAGGATTATCACTTCCAGGTTTTATTTAAAATCCTGAAAAAATTAGGGTATGAATGGGCAGATCAGCTGTTCCACCTTTCTTATGGAATGGTAGAACTTCCTGAAGGTAAAATGAAATCCCGTGAAGGAACTGTAGTAGATGCAGATGATTTGATGCAGGAGATGTACGAAACGGCAAAATCTAAGGCCCAGGAGTTAGGAAAATTAGAAACTCTTTCAGAAGAAGATAAAGAAGCATCTTATGAAACAGTAGGATTGGGAGCATTGAAATATTTCATGCTTAAAGTAGATCCTAAGAAAAAAATGCTTTTCAATCCTGCAGAAAGTATTGATTTTAATGGAAATACAGGTCCGTTTATTCAATATACCTATGCACGTATTCAGTCGTTATTGTCTAAAGCAGGTGCTTTACAAACAGAGACTGCAGATATTGAATTGAATCAATCCGAAAAGGAATTGATTATGCAGTTGACCAACTTTAAAACTGTTGTCGCTAAATCAGCGGAAACATTAAGCCCGGCTTTGGTTGCCAACTACGTTTACGATCTTGTTAAGGCATATAATTCTTTCTATCAGAATAATCCAATTCTGAATCAGGAAGATGAAAACGTAAAACAATTCCGTTTAAATGTTTCAGATATCACAGCAAAGACGATCAAAAAATCGTTAGAGTTGCTGGGAATCGGAACGGTAAACAGAATGTAA
- a CDS encoding YihY/virulence factor BrkB family protein has protein sequence MINTIKFFWEVLKDTFTEWNNSTASKDSASLAYYAIFSIPGLLIIIIWVLGNFFGEEAIRGQISTQISGIMGPDVAKSIEGMLAGALIDKKNIFMKAVGVGSLVFGSTTLFFQLQHSLNTLWEVEAAPKKALLKFLLDRANSLGMILILGFLLMITMILSSLISLFNTIITQYFGFETYMLVETVNFAVGFGLVMLLFALMFKVLPDVLVSWKPVWKGAFLTTVLFTLGKFLLSLYFNQVKPTSAFGAAGTVILIMMWINYSCMLIFFGAEFTKVYTYKKGYKVILSKHARWTPAKLYADSLKQMKDNQEETKSPETSESKQS, from the coding sequence ATGATCAATACTATTAAATTTTTCTGGGAAGTTCTTAAAGATACATTTACTGAATGGAACAATTCTACTGCATCAAAAGATTCAGCAAGTCTTGCCTATTATGCTATCTTTTCTATTCCGGGATTATTGATTATTATTATCTGGGTACTTGGAAATTTCTTTGGTGAAGAAGCCATCCGCGGGCAGATCAGCACACAAATCAGCGGTATCATGGGGCCGGATGTGGCAAAAAGTATCGAAGGTATGCTGGCTGGTGCCCTTATTGATAAAAAGAATATTTTTATGAAAGCGGTAGGAGTCGGATCATTGGTTTTCGGTTCTACAACCCTCTTCTTTCAGCTTCAGCATTCTTTAAATACACTTTGGGAAGTAGAAGCTGCCCCAAAGAAAGCGTTGCTTAAATTTTTACTGGACAGAGCGAATTCTTTAGGGATGATTCTTATTCTGGGATTTCTTCTGATGATCACCATGATTTTATCTTCTCTGATCAGTCTGTTTAATACGATTATCACCCAATATTTTGGTTTTGAAACGTATATGCTGGTAGAAACCGTGAATTTCGCTGTAGGCTTTGGACTTGTCATGCTCTTATTTGCTTTAATGTTTAAAGTTTTGCCGGATGTTTTGGTCAGCTGGAAACCGGTTTGGAAAGGAGCTTTTCTCACTACTGTTTTATTTACGCTGGGAAAATTTTTATTAAGTCTTTATTTTAATCAGGTAAAACCTACCTCAGCCTTTGGTGCTGCCGGAACTGTTATTCTGATTATGATGTGGATCAATTATTCCTGTATGCTGATATTCTTTGGCGCAGAATTTACCAAAGTTTACACTTACAAAAAAGGATATAAAGTTATTCTTTCCAAACATGCACGGTGGACTCCAGCCAAACTGTACGCTGATAGTTTGAAACAGATGAAGGATAATCAAGAAGAGACCAAAAGTCCAGAAACTTCGGAATCAAAACAATCTTAG
- a CDS encoding lipocalin family protein codes for MRFFIGILLLMSIASCSNDDDRAVVNEEVSINGSWKPYKYEFKGKDIVLTDCEKKGFIFINQDFSGSYERYDVSSSSGNCNLFDSFGGKWTFDKMYQTLTLTYTEAGVSKTLKKEIDSYSSTELRINDNSKNLDNTPGNDEAVLVFRKE; via the coding sequence ATGAGATTTTTTATAGGAATTCTTCTTTTAATGAGTATTGCATCATGTTCAAATGATGATGATCGTGCAGTGGTAAATGAAGAGGTAAGTATTAATGGAAGCTGGAAACCATATAAGTATGAATTCAAAGGTAAAGATATTGTGCTGACTGATTGCGAAAAGAAAGGATTCATCTTTATAAATCAAGATTTCTCTGGATCTTATGAAAGATATGATGTATCATCTTCTTCCGGAAATTGTAATCTGTTTGATTCTTTTGGAGGAAAATGGACTTTTGATAAAATGTATCAGACATTAACTCTTACTTACACAGAAGCAGGAGTTTCCAAGACATTGAAAAAAGAAATAGATTCTTATTCCAGTACCGAACTAAGAATTAATGACAACAGTAAAAACCTGGATAATACGCCTGGGAATGACGAGGCTGTCCTTGTTTTCAGAAAAGAATAA
- a CDS encoding SusD/RagB family nutrient-binding outer membrane lipoprotein — protein MKKLFLIIGLASLTLTFTSCERDITSLNEDPKHPTEVPSGVLFASAEHALLDQLLSANVNRNITRFFTQQWSETTYTDETNYDMVTRPIPRNHYNRMMASASATINSPGVLSALRDARRFLDSEGVDAITKNNSIAMIELVNVYAWANLVDTYGDIPYFGALKATAENPGSAEIPYDDAKTVYLDLIKRIDAAIAMINTSGSGYTNDLIYKGDMNKWKKMGNSLKFRMAVTLADSDPALAKTYAEAAYTAGLFTEKADNFGLQTFPSGLLSNPVYQDVIQSGRNDFIPSDILVDFMNTTSDPRRATWFTKVAGAYVGGVYGDQNIFSSYSHFTNAISGENAQGFLLDFSEIQFLRTEAAARGFNVGDTAANLYTAAITASMTEYGIDAPTANAFIAANPYNAANWKKSVGEQAWIAMFNKGFQAWNFARRLDFPVFQNPGGSVVESVPVRMRYSDQEYLLNSKNVNAAASKIGGDKVSTKIFWDKF, from the coding sequence ATGAAAAAATTATTTTTAATTATAGGTTTAGCTTCATTAACGTTAACATTTACATCGTGTGAAAGAGACATTACTTCACTGAATGAAGATCCTAAACATCCAACCGAAGTTCCTTCAGGAGTACTTTTTGCCAGTGCAGAACATGCACTTCTTGATCAGTTATTGTCTGCCAATGTAAACCGTAATATTACTAGGTTTTTTACGCAGCAGTGGTCAGAAACTACTTATACTGATGAAACCAATTATGATATGGTGACAAGACCAATTCCAAGGAATCATTATAATCGAATGATGGCATCAGCATCAGCAACAATTAACTCGCCGGGAGTATTATCCGCACTAAGAGATGCAAGAAGATTTCTTGATAGTGAAGGCGTAGATGCTATTACCAAAAACAATAGTATTGCTATGATTGAATTGGTAAATGTGTATGCATGGGCTAATTTAGTGGATACTTATGGGGATATTCCTTATTTTGGAGCATTAAAAGCTACAGCAGAGAATCCGGGAAGTGCGGAAATTCCTTATGATGATGCCAAAACAGTATATCTGGATCTTATTAAAAGAATTGATGCTGCAATCGCTATGATTAATACTTCTGGTAGTGGATATACTAATGATTTGATCTACAAAGGAGATATGAACAAGTGGAAGAAAATGGGGAATTCTTTGAAATTCAGAATGGCAGTAACTTTGGCAGATAGCGATCCGGCATTGGCTAAAACTTATGCAGAAGCTGCTTATACCGCAGGATTATTTACTGAAAAGGCAGATAATTTCGGACTGCAGACGTTCCCATCAGGATTATTGTCAAACCCTGTTTATCAGGATGTAATTCAGTCAGGTAGAAATGACTTTATTCCGTCTGATATTCTTGTTGATTTTATGAACACAACTTCAGATCCGAGAAGAGCAACATGGTTTACAAAGGTTGCGGGTGCTTATGTAGGTGGTGTGTATGGAGATCAGAATATTTTCAGTAGCTATTCTCACTTTACAAATGCTATTTCAGGTGAAAATGCACAAGGCTTTTTATTAGATTTTTCTGAAATCCAGTTTTTAAGAACTGAAGCTGCTGCAAGAGGCTTTAATGTTGGAGATACTGCTGCTAATTTATATACAGCTGCTATTACCGCATCAATGACTGAGTACGGTATCGATGCTCCTACTGCAAATGCATTTATTGCTGCCAACCCATATAATGCTGCCAATTGGAAAAAATCTGTTGGGGAGCAGGCATGGATAGCAATGTTCAATAAAGGATTCCAGGCATGGAACTTTGCCAGAAGATTAGATTTCCCTGTATTTCAAAATCCAGGAGGTTCTGTAGTAGAATCAGTGCCTGTAAGAATGCGTTATTCTGATCAGGAATATCTTCTTAACTCTAAAAATGTGAATGCTGCGGCTTCAAAAATTGGAGGTGATAAAGTATCAACTAAAATATTTTGGGATAAATTTTAA